In the Treponema primitia ZAS-1 genome, TTCCAATACCCGCTGGAGGCCGAATCTAAAACGCTTCATACCTGATACCGGGATAGTTCTTCTTCGGGGATCTCCATGTCCGCGATTTTACCCAGGACCCGGAGGCTGTCTGCCACCGCAGTTTTTTCTTCTACGGTCTGCATGAGAAACTGTTCGATAAGTTCCCGCTTGGCGATGGCTTCATCAATCGCCGGATTTGAACCGGCATGGTAGGCCCCTACATTGATCAGATCCTCCGCTTCGGCATAGACCGCCATGAGACGGCGTATATAGCCCACCACTTTTACCGTAACCGGTCCGGATACGACGGGAGCCAACCGGGATATGCTGGCGAGGACGTCAATGGCGGGATAGTGGTAACGCTGCGCCAGGCTGCGGGAAAGGATGATATGGCCGTCCAGGATTCCCCGTACCGTGTCCGCAACCGGTTCGTCCATGTCGTCCCCATCCACAAGGATAGTGTAGAAGCCGGTGATGGTTCCCTTGTCGGAGGTACCGCAGCGTTCCAGCAGCTTCGGCATGGAGTCGAACATACTGGGGGTATAGCCCCGGGTTGCCGGCGGCTCGCCTATGGCCAGGCCGATTTCACGCTGAGCCCGGGCAAAACGGGTAACCGAATCGAAGAGGAGCATCACGTCCAGGCCCTGGTCGCGGAAGTATTCCGCCACCGCAGTGGCCGTGTATGCGCCTCTTAGCCGCGCCAGGGGAGGCGAATTGGAGGGAGTTACAATAATTACGCTGCGGGCCAGGCCTTCAGGTCCCAGGTCCCGTTCTATAAATTCGTTTACCTCACGGCCGCGCTCACCGATGAGGGCCACCACGTTTACATCAGCATTGGTGTTCCGGGCTATCATCCCCAGGAGGGTGGACTTCCCCACCCCGGAACCGGCGAAGATCCCCATGCGCTGTCCCCGGCCTACCGCCAGCATACCGTCTATGGCCCTGACCCCCGTAACGAGACGCTCCTTTATCCGCCGGCGTTTCAGCGGATCCGGAGGGCTGGCAATGGCAGGATAATGTACGGGGGATTCTATTTCACCCTTATCGTCAGCGGGACGGCC is a window encoding:
- a CDS encoding FliI/YscN family ATPase; its protein translation is MEAILEKYLETAEETETIKYVGHVIKVQGILIESIGPQAVIGEVCRIEVPRGKGIIRAEVVGLSGGVVQLMAYEEIEGIEIGNRVIASGDQLGVPVSPKLLGRVLDAMGRPADDKGEIESPVHYPAIASPPDPLKRRRIKERLVTGVRAIDGMLAVGRGQRMGIFAGSGVGKSTLLGMIARNTNADVNVVALIGERGREVNEFIERDLGPEGLARSVIIVTPSNSPPLARLRGAYTATAVAEYFRDQGLDVMLLFDSVTRFARAQREIGLAIGEPPATRGYTPSMFDSMPKLLERCGTSDKGTITGFYTILVDGDDMDEPVADTVRGILDGHIILSRSLAQRYHYPAIDVLASISRLAPVVSGPVTVKVVGYIRRLMAVYAEAEDLINVGAYHAGSNPAIDEAIAKRELIEQFLMQTVEEKTAVADSLRVLGKIADMEIPEEELSRYQV